CTCTGAGCCCCTCGACGATCGCGACGAGATCCTCGTAGCCTTCCGCGAAGGCTGGATCCTGCAGCAGGGTCCAGCCATTGACGACCAGCGCGCCGGGAACCTGGGCTTCGCTCATTCGTCGTCGAGCGGCGCGTCCAGATCGACGTCCATCCCGTCGACCAGTTCCGCGGCGCGGCGGCTGGTTTCACCGCCGAAGGGCTTCAATCGCTGCGGGTTGTTGACCATCTCGCGTTCGAGGAAGCCCAGGAAGGCCTGCACCGCAGGATCAACCTGGTCGCCCTGAGGCTTGGCCTTTTCCAGGATCACCTGGCCGCCCCGGATGACGTAGGCGATTTTGTCGCGTTTGCCGAGGTGCAAGGCTCTTCGCACCGCGGCCGGCACGGTGTTCTGATACTTGTCTGTCAGGGTCGCTTCGAAGCGGGGGGCTTGCACGTCGCTCATGTCGGTGCTCCTCGAAAAAGGTTACGCCGCAAGGTAATGCGAAACCATTACCTTTTCAAGGGTCGGAGAGAAAGCGCTATTGTTGGCAGCTGCCAACGACAATCGGCTTGGATGCGGAGCTTTCCGGGCGTTAAACCCACATGGGAAAATGAACGTGAATTCATTGCGAAGTTACCTTACCTCTTCCTGCATGACATTGTGAATTGAGAAGGACACTTCCGTGCGAGACAAGAGCATCGAGTTCGAAGTCATTCAGACGATCGAGACAAAGGACGCGCTTTTCGAAGTCCTTCAATACCCCAAGCTGGCCGGATCCAGCGATGTTCGCGCGGCAGAACAGCTCTTCTACGTTGGCGCAGCCGGGATGCGGCTCAAGCTGGTCCGGGTCACTCTTCGCAATGGCCGACTGCGAAATGAGCCCGGGACGCTCTATTACATGCACGGGTCCGAACTCGAGATGAAAGCCTCGACCGGTGGAGGCGTCTTCAAGGCCCTCAAGCGCCGCACCATGTCCGGTGAGAGCTTCCTG
This genomic interval from Antarctobacter heliothermus contains the following:
- a CDS encoding type II toxin-antitoxin system PrlF family antitoxin; amino-acid sequence: MSDVQAPRFEATLTDKYQNTVPAAVRRALHLGKRDKIAYVIRGGQVILEKAKPQGDQVDPAVQAFLGFLEREMVNNPQRLKPFGGETSRRAAELVDGMDVDLDAPLDDE